A segment of the Akkermansia muciniphila genome:
CAGCTTCTAACCCTGTTCTCCTTCACCATCCCATGACTGAACCAGCCGCCCCAGACGACGATCCCATCATTGAAGTGGAAGATTTCTCCTTCTTTTACGGAAGCAAACAGGTTCTCTTCAACATCGGCATGACCTTTGAAACCAACCGCGTGACGGCCCTCATTGGCCCCTCCGGCTGCGGAAAATCCACCCTGCTCCGCAACATCAACCGCATGAACGACCTGGTTCCGGACGTCCGCCACCGGGGGGACATCCGCATTGACGGCACCAGCCTGTACGATCCGCGCGTGGAAGTCATTTCCCTGCGCAAGCGCGTAGGCATGGTCTTCCAGAAATACAACCCCTTCCCGAAGAGCATTTATGAAAACATCGTCTTCCCCCTCCGCGTGGCGGGACGCAGCAGGCGCGCGGAACTGGATGAAACCGTGGAACGCAGCCTGAAAGGCGCCGCCCTGTGGGACGAAGTAAAGGACAAGCTGCACGAAAGCGCCTACGGCCTCTCCGGAGGCCAGCAGCAGCGGCTGTGCATCGCCCGCGCCATCGCCAACCGT
Coding sequences within it:
- the pstB gene encoding phosphate ABC transporter ATP-binding protein PstB translates to MTEPAAPDDDPIIEVEDFSFFYGSKQVLFNIGMTFETNRVTALIGPSGCGKSTLLRNINRMNDLVPDVRHRGDIRIDGTSLYDPRVEVISLRKRVGMVFQKYNPFPKSIYENIVFPLRVAGRSRRAELDETVERSLKGAALWDEVKDKLHESAYGLSGGQQQRLCIARAIANRPQILLMDEPCAALDPIATLKIEDLMEDLKKDLTIVIVTHNMQQATRIADRTAFMYMGRLVEYGETSQIFTNPAEKETEAYITGRFS